The Fulvivirga maritima genome segment CTGCTCATAATTAGTAGCCGTTTGAGCGCCTCTTTGATTAGCTATGATGGCTAGTAATTTAGTATTGGTATTACTAAGGTCTAACTGCTCCACCACTTCAGTGGTATCTCTCATCTGAGGAATGGCTTTGGGAGAAACAAAACTTCCAAAGTCCAGAGTATCAAAGCCTACCTTTAACAATTGATTGAGATAATTCACCTTATCAGCAGTAGGAATGAAGGGACCTATTCCCTGCATAGCGTCTCGGGGGCATTCAATAATCTTCATAATATTACATGAGTGTTATAAACAAATTTATCATTCCCATACAAAAAAGACAAAATTGTTATTGATCGATCTTTTTAGTTATTTAAGCTGATAAAAATTCCTATTTACAATTTTTAATATTTAGTTTGGAATTTAAAACTTACTTTAATTAACATGCCGCTAAATGAATTGACAAGTCAGCTGGGTATTCACAGGGCTGCTCATTTGCTTCGCAGGGTCACTTTTGGTGCCACTAAACAGCAAATAGATGCTTTTGCCGCGCTCACACCTCAGCAGGCTGTTAATATCTTGTTCAACACCAATTTACCAGATCCTGAATTACCCCTAGACTTAAAAACAAATGCTGAGTGGGTAATTTCTGGCAACACCGATGCTAATAGCAATGATGAGGCATTAAGAGATTACTTTAAGGCCTGGTATATCGGCCAAATGTTGAGCATAGGTATTACAGATGACAACCTAAAACTGGCTTATGCAGCCCGTGAAAGGATTACTTTTTTTCTTCACACCCATTTCACCACTATGGAGGAAAAGGTGAACAGCAGCCGTGCCCTATATTTTCAGAATGCACTTTTCAGACTTTTCGCTCTTGACAAAGATGATGAATTGGTTGAGATTATTGATGAAGAAACCGGGCAATCCCAAGTAGAGACCGCTCCAAGAAATTTCAAAGAGCTCACCAAAAAGTTCTCTTTGGATAATGCCACGCTAAGATTTCTAGATGGTAACTTAAATGTGAAGGGGGCTCCTAATGAAAACTATGCGCGTGAAATGTTTGAGCTCTTCACCGTGGGCCGAGGGCTAGAGGCAGTAGTAAACGAACAGACCTCTGATGAGGTAGGTGATTACTTTACCTTTAAGGAGCAAGATGTTCAAGCTGCCGCCAGGGTGCTGACCGGATTTAAGTTTGATAACGAATTTAATACAATAGATCAATACACAGGCCTACCTCAGGGTAAAGCTAACCCCGGAAGCCACTCTACACAGGCCTCTGAAAAGGAGTTTAGCGAATATTATAATGGCGAAGTAATAGATCAGGATGCTATTTTACTAGAGAATGGTCAACCCTCTCAAGAGAGTATGATAGATGAAGTAGGGCGTATGATCGACATGATCTATGAAAACGAAGAAACTGCCAAACACATCTGCCGCAAAATATATCGCTTTTTTGTTTATTATGATATTACCGAAGAAATCAATAATACCATAATAGAAGATATGGCTCAGGTTTTTGTAAGTAATAATTACAAGTTACAACCTGTGCTGGAAGCGCTTTTTAAGAGCGAATATTTCTATGAGGCATCTACAGATATTACAGATGATAAATTTGGAGGTATTATAAAATCACCATTAGATCTGGTACTTGGCTCACATCTGTTTTTTGAAACATCTATACCAGATTACACTACTGAACTTGAACAGTTTTATGAATTTATAAACGGCCAGGTTATCGCCAAGCTAGAGAATCAGGGTATGAATTTCTATGAGCCTTATGAGGTTGCGGGATATGGTGCCTACCATCAATACCCCGTATTTAACAGAAATTGGATTTCTACCAATTACCTGGCATACCGCTATCAATTCATAAGCAGACTATTTACTCCAAGTAGTGAAGATGCGCTCCCCTTAATTAACCTTCTAGATTTCGTAAAAGAGAATTTTTCATCAGAAGGTGAAGACGCGAAGCAACTGATCATAAGCATGGCTCCCTATTTATTGCCAGTAGCTCAAAATCTGGACTTTGATAGTGATCTTGACGGCCGCGGCATGACCAAGGAGAGACTTCGATTTTTCTTACAGACGTTCATTCAGTATAACGACTACAACACCGATGCTGATGCTCAAAACCTAATATGGCATGATCTGTATGTAAACAATAATTATGATGATGCAGGCATCTATCTAAACAGACTATTTAATAGCATGCTTCAGTCTCCGGAATATCAATTGTTTTAACTATTCTACTAACAGAATATGAAAAGAAGAAATTTTTTAAAAAGTGTACCATTAGCTGCCGGAGGCGCATTTGCCATTAATAGCATTCCTATGCACGTTCTGGCAAAAGAAAACAGAATACTGAGAGCCGCTGAGCTTAATGACAATGATCGGGTATTAGTAATTATACAGCTTCATGGTGGTAATGATGGATTAAACTCTGTAATACCGGTGAATCAATATGATCTGTATTACAACCTGAGACCAAACATAGCTATTCCGGCAAAAAATAGCGCCAGAAGATATATCCCATTAGACTCTACTTTTTCTGATGAATCAAAACTAGTAGGTCTGCACCCAGACATGACAGGTATTAAGAGCATGTATGACACAGGGAAAATCAATATTGTCCAAGGTGTTTCCTATCCCAAAAACAATGGTTCTCATTTTAGAGGAAGAGACATCTGGTTAATGGGAGCTGGTTTTGACAGGTATGAAGATTCAGGATGGGTTGGTAGATATTTATCCAAGCAATATGCTCCTGAGCAGTACCCTGACGATTTCCCTAATGCCAATATGCCAGACCCTCTAGCTATTGAATTAGGTAGTGACGTATCTTTGCTTTTTCACCAGAAGGGAAACATACCTACCTCTGTTTCATTACCCAATAACCCAGAGGCTTTTGTAGAAGTTCTTAATGGACTGGTTGGGTTTGATGATGTAGAACTGGATCCGAGAGGCCTCCCTCCTGCTTATTTGCAGAACTCTCCTTATTATAAAGAAATGGAGTGGATATTGGGGCTGGAAGATAAAACAGAACAGTACGCAGAGCGACTTCTCAATGTATACAATAACGCCCCTGCAACCAGTGTTCCTTACCCAGAGACCTATCCTTTTAGTGCCCCTAAAAGCTACCAAAGAAACGGCCTTTCTGGTCAATTACAAGTGGTAAGCAGACTTATCTCAGGTGGAGCTAAAACCAAAGTTTACATGGTAAAAATCGGTGGCTTTGACACCCATGCAGACCAAGTAGAAAGTCATGATTCTACTATGGGATTGCACGCTGCACTCATGTACCATATCAGCTCCGCTATGCAAGCATTCCAGGCAGACCTAAGGGCCAGAGGCATAGAAGACCGGGTAGTGACTATGACCATTTCTGAATTTGGAAGAAGAATAAAATCTAATGGAAGTTATGGTACCGATCATGGTAAAGGCGGACCGATGTTCTTATTCGGAAAGTATGTAAAAGGAGGTGTAACTGGCACCAACATGGACCTTACTGGTGGCCCCGCCAATGTAGACATGCAATATGACTACAGACAAATCTATGCTAACCTGCTCCATGATTGGTTAAAGGTACCTAAAGATCAGCTGGGAGGCCTTAACGATGGTATAGTTATGGGTAATGACACTGACACTAACTTCTATGATGGCCCCAAAGAAGATGGTGATGGCTTCTATGAACCACTCAACCTTTTTGATGAGACTATAACCGGAACTGAAGGCTTTTTCAATGAGCGATTTGCTTTGCGCAATGCTTACCCTAACCCTGCAAAAGGCCAAACCACTATGTCATTTTACATTAACAGTGAAGTGATGGTTAATCTTAAAATTATAGACATCAAAGGCAAAACGGTTAAGACTATCATGCAGGAGCAAAAAAGTCCGGGAGAACATGAGGTAAATGTGAATCTTGCAGACATAGAACCTGGTATGTATTTCTATCAGATAGATGCAGGTTTACTACAAGAAACCAAAAAACTCATTATTCAATAAAATCGATTTTTATAACACAACTTCTACCAAACCATAAATAATGAAGTACCTATTAGCAGTCTTGGTATGCATGCTGATGCTGATGAGCCACAGCTTCACATACGGTCAAAAAAAAGAACCGTATGTATTCTGGCTACCAGACAAAAAGACCGCAACCAAACGATAAATTTATGAACACCCAATGGTGGTTAGGCTTCCGTGCAGGAGCCAACATAAGTGAGGTAAGCCCTACCACCTCCTATAGTGCTTTTAGTCCAATTAATTATAATGCCTCCAGAACTGAAAAGGAGTATAACACGCTGGGTATGGATCAGCTAAGTGGCCAGGCAGGTATAGAGATCACCTTATATCATAAAGGTTTTTCTTTCAGTTTGCAGCCTAATTACCGCAGGCAGCGCTACTCCTACTCCAACCTATACCAATGGAATGGAGCCAATGGCAACAGCCTTACCATACAATATGACCAGGAGAACCTATTGGATTATATTGAATTTCCTTTATTCATTAAATATGATCTCACTAGAGAGAACATCAGGCCATTTATTCAATTTGGAGGGTATTGTGGCACCCTGGTTGGGGCCAACAAACACCTTAAGACCTCAGGTATAGATAATGCCTCAGGTGGTGCCGGCCCTTTTGATAATGAGGAAACCACCATTGGAGCAAAAGACACTTACATTAAATCATCAGTAGGTATTGCAGGGGGTATTGGAGTAAGTTATGACTTTTGGAACCTGAGACTGGTTTTTGATGCCACCTACCGATATGGCATGAATAATATTGCCAATGTGAAAAATCGGTATTCTGAAAATGAGCTTACTGGCATAGGCGATGCCCTTGATGATATAGAAATGAGAAACGTATCTATCAACTTTGCCTTGCTATTTCCTCTCCGATTCATAAGCAAAAATTATGATTCGTTTAACTAATTGTCTATTAAGGATTTTAATAATACCAATGAAAAACATATACCATCTTCTTTTACTCGCATGTATATCTTTTGCTATAAGCAGTTGTGATATAGGAGATAATGAAGCTGACCCGGCCTCTTCTTTCTTGAAGATCTATGATCACAATGACTATGAAGCCTCATACATACCTATCGATATTAAGCAAACTAGTGATGGCGGGTACCTCATACTGGCTGCCACCCAAAAAGACAGCTACTTTGCCGGTGTAAGGCTAATGAAGGTAGACGAGCAGGGAGAGTTTGAGCAAGAACAAGATTTAAGCGATGAATATGTTCACCCTGTAGGTGAATTAATGAAAATCAATGGCAATTTCTACTTCATGGCTATGCGCGAGTCTGATTTAAGAGCTTTCATTTTTATGGTAGACAATACAGGTACTTTAGCCGATCCTATTGAAACGCAGTTTACCTCGCCATTGGCTACTTCTGCCACCACAGAAGGCAACATCCTGCTTTTAAGCTATAGTAATAGTGATTTATTGACCGTATGCTCAGAGTTATCAGTTGCGGGAGCTGTATCCCGGTCCGCTTCGTTTACTATTGGCGCCGGCACTTCAGAAGATGGTGAGCCTGCAAGAACTATTCTGGATGGCTTTAAAACTACAGGCCCTAAGCCCCCTTATGCCATCGGAAAAATGAATAACCAGACCTATTACTTCAATGGATTTTATAATTATACCCTCTCACTGGTTTTCACCAGTTTAAATGAAGATGATGATGTTCAAGGTGTGTTGCAGGGAGTTCACAGAGAATCGGCCATAAGCTCAGTAATACAATTGGCTAATAATACCATCTCTCTAAGCCGTTATAACTCAGGAGACAATTATGTGGTACCCAGAACAGAATTAGAGTCATTAAGCATTAGATCTGTTGATGACCTAGAAGGAAATACCTTTCCAGAACTAGTAAGCAATGCCCCGGTTATGGTAAAATCCATTTCAATTAACGGAACAGAGACCGCTCTATTTGCCAGTAATACTAAAAATGGACAGATAGTGCTACTCGCTTTCGAGGCCAGTAGTGGAACACTGGTAGGCACTAAATACTTAGGCTTTGGAAACACCTATGAAGTCGCTGGATTTTCAAAAACAGAAGATGAAGGACTTGTAGTACTAGGCCGTTCTTATTTAACAGGAAGGTTTGCCCGAATCTGCGTTTTTAAATTGAGTGATGAAGAACTTAAGGAGTTGGTAGATTAGGAAAAAGGGAGATAAGCTTCCATAAGCCCGGTCTTTGCTTCGAGTTGCCTACCAATTACATTATAAGCAAATAGCATATAAAATATCAAAACAGTTAAGATGTGATAAATTATGAATCAGCACCGATCGTCTACACTTCGACGCGGCTCAGTGTGACTCGCCTTGAGTTTCATCTTACTGTACCGTCGTGCGATGAAATAGGATTGAAAAACAGGCTTTTCTCAAGTCCTTAGTGGCAGTTCATGACTATGAAATGCTTCAGTGAGCGGAAGACCTCACAGCAAGAAAGAGTTTTTTGTTACTTTTTTGATCGATTGTAAAAAAGTAAAGAGCCTAAGCGATGGAACACAGAGACTAGATAATCCAAAGTGACTGGTATTTGAAAAATCTAACTTAATAGAATAGATTGATGTATACCTTCAAACCAATGATTTGTCATTCTGCTTGGTACGATTGAAACAAATGTTAGGTCTCAGCATGACCTCTAGTCAAATAAGTCAATATGATTCAAAGAGTTTAACTTTTTGTTTGCATAAAAACCGCAGAAAAAAAAGCCCCGCAAGAATAATTCTTGCGGGGCTTTTTTGTGATGTAAAATCTTACATACTGATATCAATATCTATATTTCTATGAAAATCGGTCTGCATATCATCATAAGGTAGAATTACCTTTAAAACGCCATCTTCATAATTAGCATTTATCCCCATCTTGTCTATATGAGGTTCTAAAGTATGTGACAGTACCACGTGAGGTACTACAAACTCCTGCTGACTGGCGTCAAAGACTACGTTATGATATATGATAAGATTGCCATTGATAACTTCTACTCTAAGTTCTTCAGGACTAACTCCTGGAACTCTTGAATTAATCTGTTTATAATTATCTGATTTCTTTATTTGTACCTGGGGAGATATGCTGCCTCCGTTGAAGGTATTCATAATATCCGCGCTCTGCAAAACTTTTCTCACCCAGTTCATATCATGATCATATTTCATAATGTCCTCCATTGTTTTGCTGTTTAAACAACAAGAGTTATACCAATGGAATATTAAAGACATTATGTCTACATCGCTGACACATTGTCAAAATTCAAAATCTTAGAAAAGCTCTTTGGCTATTTCATAAACAGAGTTTGATTTGCCCATAGAATAGTAATGTAAAACAGGCACGCCAAAATCAACCAGCTCTTTTGACTGCTGAATAGTCCATTCTATACCTACTTGCTTCACTTCTTCATTGGTCTTGCATTTGTCCACCGCATCAGCCAGCTCTTCTGGTAGGTCTATGTAAAAAATCCTTGGCAGCACATTAAGCTGACGCTTAGTGGTAAGTGGCTTCAGGCCTGGAATAATAGGCACATTGATTCCAGCTTCTCTACACTGCTTCACAAACTCAAAGAATTTATTATTATCAAAAAACATTTGAGTTACAATATAATCTGCTCCTAAATCTACCTTCATTTTAAGGTATTTAAGGTCTACTTTAAGATTTGGGGCCGCAAAGTGCTTTTCAGGATAGCCCGCTACACCTATACAGAAATCAGTGTGATTGGCATTTAAAAGTTCATCATCCTGATACTGGCCATTATTCATTTTAACTACTTGCTCAATGAGTTCCGAAGCATACTTATGTCCACCTCTTTCAGCTACAAACATAGATTCCGTTTTGATAGCATCCCCTTGAAGTAAAAGAACATTATCGATACCCAGGAAATCCAAATCTATAAGTGCGTTTTCGGTCTCTTCCTTAGTAAAGCCGCCACAAATAATATGCGGTACTGTATCTACATTATACTTGTTTTTAATGGCCGCACAAATACCTACAGTCCCTGGTCTCTTTCTGATTGATTTCTTCTCAAGCAAACCATTTTCATGCTTCTTATACACAAACTCCTCTCTGTGGTAGGTTACATCTATAAAGGGAGGATTAAACTCCATTAAAGGATCTATGTGCTTATATAATTTGTGAATGTTTTCCCCTTTTAGAGGCGGCAATATCTCAAATGAGAACAGTGTCTTTTTAGCATTAGCAATATGCTCTGTAATCTTCATGATTTATAAATTTGTATGTCACCTTAAATGACATTATTTTCTAATTGTTAGTAAGCTAAGTTAGGTCCGAGCCATTTTTCTACCAGCTCTACAGACATATCTTTCCTATTGGCATAATCTACCACCTGATCTTTCTCCACCTTTCCTAAGCCGAAATAACGTGAGTTAGGATGTGAAAAATAAAAACCACTCACTGATGATGCCGGATACATAGCATTAGATTCTGTAAGGAATATACCGGTATGTTTTTCAACATCCAAAAGCTCAAATAATAATGGTTTCTCTGTATGGTCAGGACAAGCCGGATATCCTGGCGCAGGCCTTATCCCCTGGTATTTCTCTCGGATCAGATCTTCATTATTCAGTTCTTCATTGGCAGAATAACCCCACAGCTCTGTTCTAACTTTATAGTGCATAAGCTCAGCCATGGCTTCAGCCAGTCTATCAGCCAGAGCTTTAACCATAATTTCATTATAGTCATCGTGGTTGGCCTTATGTTTTTCTATAAGCTTTTCTATACCCACACCAGCTGTTACAGCAAACATGCCCATATAGTCCTCAATGCCCGTTTCTTGGGGTGCAATATAATCGGCAAGAGACAAGTTAGGTATCTTCTGACCTTTCTTACCCTGCTGCCTTAAAAAATGAAAGCGTTCTGTTTTTCCATCGGGAGTTATAATATCTACATCATCACCATCGGCTTTCGCTTCAAAAAGACCAATAATGGCATTAGCCGTTAATTGCTTTTCCGCTATAATTTCATCTAACATAGCATTTGCATCGGCATATAGCTTCTTGGCCTCTTCCCCGATCACCTTATCTTCAAAAATCTTCGGGAATTTACCTTTGAGCATCCAGGTTTGGAAAAATGGTGTCCAGTCTATGAACGCTCTAACTTCTTCTAATGGATACTCTTTATATACCTTAACCCCTAAGGAATTAGGCTTTGGTGGCTGATAACCCTCCCAGGTAATCTTTGCTTTATTTTCTCTGGCCTGCTGTAGAGGTATGTAATTCTTCTCCGTTTTTCTGGTAGAATGTCCCTCGCGCAGGTCATTATATTCATTCTTTATTTTAGTATGAAAAGCATCTTTGGTGTTTTTACCAATGAGCTCCCCTACTACAGGCACACTTCTGGAAGCATCAAGCACATGCACCACAGCTCCACTGTAAGCAGGATCTATTTTTACGGCAGTATGTATTCTGCTGGTAGTGGCTCCCCCGATAATCAGCGGCACTTGAAAATTTTGCTTCTGCATCTCTTCTGCTACGCCCACCATTTCATCTAACGAAGGGGTAATCAACCCACTCAGACCAATAACATCTACATTATTCTTTTTGGCTTCTGCCAGGATCTTTTCTGTAGGCACCATAACCCCTAAGTCTATAATTTCATAGTTATTACAGGCCAATACCACTCCTACTATATTCTTTCCAATATCATGGACATCTCCTTTTACGGTGGCCAGCAAAATCTTAGGCGCATTTTCTACCGACTTATTCTTTCTCTTCTCCTCTTCCATAAAGGGCTCCAGATAAGCCACGGCCTTCTTCATAACCCGTGCACTCTTCACCACCTGAGGCAAGAACATTTTACCCTCTCCAAAAAGATCTCCTACCACGTTCATTCCGGCCATTAACGGACCCTCAATCACTAATAAAGGATGACCTAGTTTAGCTCTGGCTTCTTCAGTATCTTCATCGATATGGTCTATTATTCCTTTAACTAAAGCATGAGAAAGCCGCTCTTCTACCGTGCCTTTTCTCCAAGCATCATCTTTTACTCTAAGCTTAGCCGTTCCTTTTACTGTCTCGGCAAAATCAAGCAGTCTTTCTGTGGCGTCTTCTCTCCTATCTAGCAACACATCCTCAACATGCTCCAGCAGATCTTTAGGAATTTCATCATAGACCTCCAGCATAGTTGGGTTTACTATGCCCATATTCATACCGTTTTTAATGGCATGATATAGAAAAGCCGAATGCATGGCTTCCCTTACCGTGTTATTACCTCTAAATGAGAAAGATACGTTACTCACCCCACCACTCACATTAGCTCCAGGAAGGTTTTCTCTGATCCATTTGGTAGCCTTAAAGAAGTCGATAGCATTTTTTCTATGCTCGTCCATACCCGTAGCTACCGGGAAAATGTTAGGATCGAAAATGATATCCTGAGGCGGAAAATTGATCTTATCAACTAATATCCGATAGGACCTTTCACATATGGAGATCCTTCTTTCATAGTTATCTGCCTGCCCATTTTCATCAAAAGCCATGACTACTACCGCAGCTCCATACATCTTTATTTTGCGGGCATGCTCTAAAAACTCCTCTTCTCCATTTTTAAGACTGATAGAATTCACCACTCCTTTACCCTGAACACATCGCAGGCCAGCTTCTATAATGGGCCATTTAGATGAATCCACCATTATAGGGATCTTAGATATCTCCGGCTCTGAAGCTATCAGGTTAAGAAACTTCACCATGGCCTGCTCACCATCCAGCATCCCTTCATCCATATTCACATCAAGTATCTGCGCTCCGCCTTCTACCTGATCTCGTGCAATGGATAATGCCTCTTCAAAATTCTCCTCTTGTATAAGTCTGAGAAACTTCCTTGATCCCGTAACATTAGTTCGCTCTCCTATATTTACAAAATTAGATTCAGGAGTAATCACTAATGGCTCCAGCCCGCTCAGTCTTAAATATGGTATCTTCTTCTTACTCATTCATTTGGCATAAAAAAAGCTCTTCTGACAAGTCAGAAGAGCTTATATTTTTATTTTTTGTAAAAGCCTAATCTAACTTATCTTCCTCCTTTTCTGGAGATGGATTTAGCACCTTTACCTATATTTCAGGATGGTTGCTAAGGCTTCAACGGGCCATTTCCCTCAGCCTTTCTTGATAAGAGCATTCAAATATTAATATTACAAATCTAGCATAAATTTTTAAACAACAAGAATTTATTTTTCTTCGTAATTCCACATAGGTATTTTTCCTATATTTGGCCCGACCTATCACCTATGAATCGCATGAGATTCAGACCAATACTTGTTTATTCATTGAATTAAAATTTATGAAAATCTGGAAGAAATTATCTCCTGAAGAGATAAGAAAGAAGGTATTTAGTGCACTTGGGGAAAATGTAAATTATTATGAATCGAACATTTTAGGGATTCCTGCCTCCCACTTAGATAACAAGGTGTTTTATCAGGATGCTCCTTTCTTGAGCAATGCCCCTTATTTGTCTACGCTTATTCATAACCCTAACCACATCGGTTGTCATACTTTAGGAAAATCAGAGAGCTTTTTCCAAGGTACACAGCAAATAGAAAAAGAGCTTATAAGAATATGCTCTGAAGAAATATTAAAAGGAGAACCCGATGAGTTTGATGGCTATGTAGCCTCTGGTGGCACCGAAGCCAATATGCAGGCCGTTTGGGTTTACAGAAATTATTTCAAAGAAGCATATGGATGCTCTAATGAGGAGATATGCATTATTACTTCTGAAGACAGTCATTACTCCATGAGCAAGGCCGCTAATGTATTTGCATTACCTATTGCCTATGTGAAAGTAGATGAGGATAGAAAACCCACAGCAGAACACCTTTCTACCATTATTGAAGAGCAGCAAGGTCAAGGTAGAAAATACTTCATTGTCATCGCCAATATGATGACTACCATGTTTGGTTCTGTAGACCATATAGATACTTATGCGTCAGTACTAAAACAACATGACTGCACCTACAAAATACATGTAGATGGTGCTTATGGAGGCTTTTTCTATCCTTTTGCAGATGAAAGCAATCCTTTGAATTTTGCTAATGCAGAAGTGTCATCAGTAACGCTGGATGCTCACAAAATGCTGCAGGCACCATACGGAACGGGTATATTTTTAATAAGAAAAGGCCTTATTAAATATGCCAATACTAAAGAAGCGAAATACATTGAAGGCGAAGACTTTACACTTATCGGTAGCCGAAGCGGTGCTAACGCTATTGCTGTATGGATGATACTTATGACCTATGGACCATACGGATGGAGAGAGAAAATTCTAGTACTTTTAAACCGTGCCGATTGGCTTTGTGCTGAGTTAGATGCCAGAAGCATCTCCTATTATAGAGAGAATGGTTCTAATATTGTAACCATTAAAGCTGATGATATTTCAAACGAAGTAGCCAAAAAGTATGGCCTTGTCCCTGATAATCATAATGACCCTAAATGGTTCAAAATAGTGATTATGGAACATGTAACTATAGAGAAACTAGAACCCTTTATTCAGGAAATTTAACATAATGGACCAGGCATCATTACAGTACCCAATTGGTAAGTTTAACGAATCAGCACCAAAACAAGGAGCTGAAATCTCTGGCTGGATACAGCAGATAGAGATGCTACCTGAAAAGCTGAAACAAGCTGTAGAAGGTCTTAATGATGCTCAACTGGATACACCCTACAGGCCTGGTGGCTGGACACTCAGACAAGTAGTTCACCATATTGGTGACAGCCACCTGAACAGTTATATTAGATTTAAATGGACTTTGACTGAGGACGAACCTATTATAAAAGCCTATAACGAAAAAGCCTGGGCTGAGCTTTTTGATAGCGAGGAAGGACCAATAGAATTGACTTTAAATTTTATAGAAGCACTACATAAAAAATGGGTATATTTACTCCGTGGTTTAAAGGAAGATGAACTGAATAAATTCTTCGTTCACCCTGATAACAATAATAAAGTAACGCTTAAATTAGCCATAGGAATGTATGCCTGGCATGGCAATCACCACTTGGCACATATCTCCAACCTCACTACAAGTAAAGGCTGGAAGTAACAGTAAATAAGTTGCTGAATTACAATCAATTAAGAAAGTCAATTAGTTTTAATATTAAAGAGGCTTCCGGGATGAAATATACCTGGAAGCCTTTTTTTTACTATTTCAATATCAGTGTAGAGTAAGGAGCTATTGGCGCACCTTCATCCCAAGTAGCAGAAGAGAAATACAAAGACTTATCTCCTAATATTTCACTATCCAATTCCTGAGCTTCAGCAGA includes the following:
- the metH gene encoding methionine synthase, which encodes MSKKKIPYLRLSGLEPLVITPESNFVNIGERTNVTGSRKFLRLIQEENFEEALSIARDQVEGGAQILDVNMDEGMLDGEQAMVKFLNLIASEPEISKIPIMVDSSKWPIIEAGLRCVQGKGVVNSISLKNGEEEFLEHARKIKMYGAAVVVMAFDENGQADNYERRISICERSYRILVDKINFPPQDIIFDPNIFPVATGMDEHRKNAIDFFKATKWIRENLPGANVSGGVSNVSFSFRGNNTVREAMHSAFLYHAIKNGMNMGIVNPTMLEVYDEIPKDLLEHVEDVLLDRREDATERLLDFAETVKGTAKLRVKDDAWRKGTVEERLSHALVKGIIDHIDEDTEEARAKLGHPLLVIEGPLMAGMNVVGDLFGEGKMFLPQVVKSARVMKKAVAYLEPFMEEEKRKNKSVENAPKILLATVKGDVHDIGKNIVGVVLACNNYEIIDLGVMVPTEKILAEAKKNNVDVIGLSGLITPSLDEMVGVAEEMQKQNFQVPLIIGGATTSRIHTAVKIDPAYSGAVVHVLDASRSVPVVGELIGKNTKDAFHTKIKNEYNDLREGHSTRKTEKNYIPLQQARENKAKITWEGYQPPKPNSLGVKVYKEYPLEEVRAFIDWTPFFQTWMLKGKFPKIFEDKVIGEEAKKLYADANAMLDEIIAEKQLTANAIIGLFEAKADGDDVDIITPDGKTERFHFLRQQGKKGQKIPNLSLADYIAPQETGIEDYMGMFAVTAGVGIEKLIEKHKANHDDYNEIMVKALADRLAEAMAELMHYKVRTELWGYSANEELNNEDLIREKYQGIRPAPGYPACPDHTEKPLLFELLDVEKHTGIFLTESNAMYPASSVSGFYFSHPNSRYFGLGKVEKDQVVDYANRKDMSVELVEKWLGPNLAY
- a CDS encoding pyridoxal phosphate-dependent decarboxylase family protein, translated to MKIWKKLSPEEIRKKVFSALGENVNYYESNILGIPASHLDNKVFYQDAPFLSNAPYLSTLIHNPNHIGCHTLGKSESFFQGTQQIEKELIRICSEEILKGEPDEFDGYVASGGTEANMQAVWVYRNYFKEAYGCSNEEICIITSEDSHYSMSKAANVFALPIAYVKVDEDRKPTAEHLSTIIEEQQGQGRKYFIVIANMMTTMFGSVDHIDTYASVLKQHDCTYKIHVDGAYGGFFYPFADESNPLNFANAEVSSVTLDAHKMLQAPYGTGIFLIRKGLIKYANTKEAKYIEGEDFTLIGSRSGANAIAVWMILMTYGPYGWREKILVLLNRADWLCAELDARSISYYRENGSNIVTIKADDISNEVAKKYGLVPDNHNDPKWFKIVIMEHVTIEKLEPFIQEI
- a CDS encoding YfiT family bacillithiol transferase, which codes for MDQASLQYPIGKFNESAPKQGAEISGWIQQIEMLPEKLKQAVEGLNDAQLDTPYRPGGWTLRQVVHHIGDSHLNSYIRFKWTLTEDEPIIKAYNEKAWAELFDSEEGPIELTLNFIEALHKKWVYLLRGLKEDELNKFFVHPDNNNKVTLKLAIGMYAWHGNHHLAHISNLTTSKGWK